From a region of the Hyphomicrobiales bacterium genome:
- a CDS encoding integron integrase, which produces MSHDAPTALCDKRPRTLKEAVHAACAVRHYSPRTFDAYWHWIKCYVHHTGKRPPRELGAAEVGAFLSWLASDRQVSASTQRQALAAVLFLYQKVLEMPIGWVDNIVRAKQPVRLPTVLTVDETRALLAHTSGTPGLFLRLLYGTGMRLAEGQHLRVKDLEIRERRLTIRSGKGDKDRVVMLPGSLATPLTLLLEERRRWHDLDLAEGYASVDLPHALARKYPNAGREWPWQYVFATPGRHRNPDTGEIRRHHIFDWTIQRAMKDACRAAGIAKPATPHTLRHCFATHLLQRGTDIRTIQELLGHRDVETTMIYTHVLGAHAGRGTVSPLDVLG; this is translated from the coding sequence ATTTCGCACGACGCACCAACCGCGTTATGCGACAAGCGCCCCCGCACGCTGAAAGAAGCCGTGCACGCGGCCTGCGCGGTGCGGCACTACAGCCCGCGCACGTTCGATGCGTACTGGCACTGGATCAAGTGCTACGTGCACCACACCGGCAAGCGCCCGCCGCGCGAGCTGGGCGCGGCCGAGGTGGGCGCCTTCCTGTCCTGGCTGGCCAGCGATCGGCAGGTGTCGGCCAGCACGCAGCGCCAGGCGCTGGCCGCCGTGCTGTTCCTGTACCAGAAGGTGCTGGAGATGCCGATCGGCTGGGTGGACAACATCGTCCGCGCCAAGCAGCCCGTGCGCCTGCCGACGGTGCTGACGGTGGACGAGACCCGCGCCCTGCTGGCCCACACCAGCGGCACGCCGGGCCTCTTCCTGCGCCTGCTCTATGGCACCGGCATGCGCCTCGCCGAAGGGCAACACCTGCGCGTGAAGGATCTGGAGATCCGCGAACGCCGCCTCACCATCCGCAGCGGCAAGGGCGACAAAGACCGCGTGGTGATGCTGCCCGGCTCACTGGCCACCCCGCTGACCTTGCTGCTGGAAGAGCGCCGGCGCTGGCACGACCTGGACCTGGCCGAAGGCTACGCCAGCGTCGACCTGCCGCACGCCCTGGCGCGCAAGTACCCCAACGCCGGCCGCGAATGGCCCTGGCAGTACGTCTTCGCCACCCCGGGCCGCCACCGCAATCCAGACACTGGCGAGATCCGGCGCCACCACATCTTCGACTGGACCATCCAGCGCGCCATGAAGGACGCCTGCCGCGCCGCCGGCATCGCCAAGCCCGCCACGCCGCACACCCTGCGCCACTGCTTCGCCACGCACCTGCTGCAGCGCGGTACAGACATCCGCACCATCCAGGAACTGCTGGGCCACCGCGATGTCGAGACCACGATGATCTACACCCACGTGCTGGGCGCCCACGCGGGCCGCGGCACGGTCAGCCCGCTGGACGTGCTGGGATGA
- a CDS encoding DUF4224 domain-containing protein → MTADDTLSPQELAEVTGKARAASQAAALAKLGVPFIFLGRAVKVSRVVAQAHALLPQTKATTGVDFSRVR, encoded by the coding sequence ATGACCGCCGACGACACCCTCAGCCCCCAAGAGCTGGCCGAAGTGACGGGCAAGGCCCGCGCCGCCAGCCAGGCCGCAGCGCTGGCCAAGCTGGGCGTGCCGTTCATCTTCCTGGGCCGCGCCGTGAAGGTGTCGCGCGTGGTCGCCCAGGCGCACGCACTGCTCCCGCAAACCAAGGCAACGACAGGGGTAGACTTTTCGCGCGTGAGGTGA
- a CDS encoding tyrosine-type recombinase/integrase: MPKKSKYPKLRKSVKTGKSGQVWVSWWYDMRGTGKPDVPLGTDHTEALLRWAELHLDAPRQAGTLEEAFRGWEQRGITVRPDGRERAPETIHGYRKCLAEIRPAFGPARWEDITLPVLRAYITKRSAKTRARQEMQVLSVVWGWARLEGLTTLPWPATGMQRTGWKGAAGKRQVEVHDAAFAALYKHADQTVRDALDIATATGLRMTDVVRLRLSDVRDGRLVVQAGKTGKRAEFDLAASTVLSPIIDRRKANRKPEHLFLLAAGRRPVTYRALSERFASARAEAAKECPEAKAIWLRDMRKRAGQLAGSLQEASALLQHSSLSVTREHYVQGEKLKPVR; the protein is encoded by the coding sequence ATGCCGAAGAAGTCGAAGTACCCCAAGCTGCGCAAGAGCGTCAAGACCGGCAAGTCTGGCCAGGTCTGGGTGAGCTGGTGGTACGACATGCGCGGCACCGGCAAGCCCGACGTGCCGCTTGGCACCGACCACACCGAAGCCCTGCTCCGCTGGGCCGAGCTGCACCTCGACGCCCCGCGCCAGGCCGGCACGCTGGAAGAAGCCTTCCGCGGCTGGGAGCAGCGCGGCATCACCGTGCGCCCCGATGGCCGCGAACGCGCGCCCGAGACCATCCACGGCTACCGCAAGTGCCTGGCCGAGATCCGCCCCGCCTTCGGCCCCGCACGGTGGGAAGACATCACCCTGCCCGTGCTGCGCGCCTACATCACCAAACGCAGCGCCAAGACCCGCGCACGGCAAGAGATGCAGGTGCTGTCGGTGGTGTGGGGTTGGGCCCGCCTGGAGGGCCTGACGACCCTGCCCTGGCCCGCCACAGGCATGCAGCGCACCGGGTGGAAGGGCGCGGCCGGCAAGCGACAGGTGGAAGTGCACGACGCGGCGTTTGCGGCCCTGTACAAGCACGCCGACCAGACCGTGCGCGATGCGCTGGACATCGCCACCGCCACCGGCCTGCGCATGACCGACGTGGTGCGCCTGCGCCTTTCAGACGTGCGCGATGGCCGCCTGGTGGTGCAGGCCGGCAAGACTGGCAAGCGCGCCGAGTTCGACCTGGCGGCCAGCACGGTGCTGTCGCCCATCATCGACAGGCGCAAGGCCAACCGCAAGCCGGAACACCTGTTCCTGCTGGCCGCCGGCCGCCGCCCGGTCACCTACCGCGCGCTGTCTGAACGCTTCGCCAGCGCCAGGGCCGAAGCCGCCAAAGAATGCCCCGAGGCCAAAGCCATCTGGCTGCGCGACATGCGCAAGCGCGCCGGCCAGCTGGCGGGCAGCCTGCAGGAGGCCTCAGCGCTGCTGCAGCACAGCAGCCTGAGCGTGACGCGCGAGCACTATGTGCAGGGCGAAAAGCTCAAGCCCGTTAGATGA
- a CDS encoding glycoside hydrolase family 19 protein: MVRSALRCCVTAIGCGQDLAEQFAPHLSDACELHDIKGPVRLAAFLAQIAHESGALRHTRELWGPTPAQARYEGRKDLGNTHLGDGFLYRGRGLLQVTGRAGYAGASQRLGVDLLAAPELLEQPRWAALSAADWWAAHGCNALADAGDFTALTRRINGGTNGLEDRLQRWARAKEALAGRQKSRRRRRRRNPHRPCQSQPRPHHGRMPSRTPRSRHRSPLRPPVRRSRCRA; the protein is encoded by the coding sequence ATGGTGCGGTCGGCCCTGCGCTGCTGCGTGACCGCCATCGGCTGCGGCCAGGATCTGGCCGAGCAGTTTGCGCCCCACCTGTCTGATGCGTGCGAGTTGCACGACATCAAGGGCCCGGTGCGCCTGGCCGCCTTCCTGGCGCAGATCGCGCACGAATCCGGCGCGCTGCGCCACACGCGCGAGCTGTGGGGCCCGACGCCCGCACAGGCGCGCTACGAAGGCCGCAAGGATCTGGGCAACACGCACCTGGGTGACGGTTTTTTGTACAGGGGCAGAGGTCTTTTGCAGGTAACTGGCCGTGCTGGGTATGCCGGCGCATCGCAGCGCCTTGGCGTTGACCTGCTGGCCGCGCCTGAATTGCTTGAGCAGCCGCGCTGGGCCGCGCTGAGCGCCGCCGACTGGTGGGCCGCGCACGGCTGCAACGCGCTGGCCGATGCGGGCGACTTCACGGCGCTGACCCGGCGCATCAACGGCGGCACCAACGGCCTGGAAGACCGGCTGCAGCGCTGGGCGCGGGCCAAGGAAGCGCTGGCCGGCCGCCAAAAAAGCCGGCGCCGCCGGCGCCGCAGAAACCCGCACAGGCCATGCCAGAGCCAGCCACGCCCCCACCACGGCCGGATGCCGAGCCGTACACCCAGGAGCCGCCACAGATCCCCGCTCCGCCCCCCCGTTCGGCGCAGCCGCTGCCGAGCCTGA
- a CDS encoding LamG domain-containing protein: MIPSLQLAQFGRAGTVATVGADPYFANVKLLLHFDGTDGSTTFTDVLGHTCTANANAQIDTAQAKFGGASGLLDGVDDYVRVTASPDFYLAGGDFTMECFVRPSSTVGLRFIASPRRVSGADWNWYWTQSGGTLYFTAIGPGEGATLVALSGGTLSTGGAFQHVAVTRSGDTWRLLHDGAVVDTDTVSGSIYDASVDLLIGADASTAGREWAGHIDEFRLTVGAARYTGAYTVPTAAFPDS, from the coding sequence ATGATCCCCAGCCTGCAACTGGCCCAGTTTGGCCGCGCCGGCACGGTAGCCACCGTGGGCGCGGACCCGTACTTTGCCAACGTCAAGCTGCTGCTGCACTTTGACGGCACGGACGGCAGCACCACCTTCACCGACGTGCTGGGCCACACCTGCACGGCCAACGCCAACGCGCAGATCGACACCGCGCAGGCCAAGTTTGGCGGCGCCAGCGGGTTGCTGGACGGGGTGGACGACTACGTGCGCGTGACCGCTTCGCCAGACTTCTACCTGGCCGGCGGCGACTTCACGATGGAGTGCTTTGTGCGGCCATCGTCAACGGTGGGCCTGCGTTTCATCGCCAGCCCGCGGCGCGTGTCGGGGGCGGACTGGAACTGGTACTGGACACAATCGGGCGGCACGCTGTACTTCACCGCCATCGGGCCCGGCGAGGGCGCCACGCTGGTGGCGCTGTCAGGCGGCACGCTGAGCACCGGCGGTGCCTTCCAGCATGTGGCGGTGACGCGATCGGGCGACACCTGGCGGCTGCTGCACGACGGCGCGGTGGTGGACACCGACACGGTATCGGGCTCGATCTACGACGCCAGTGTGGACCTGCTGATCGGCGCGGACGCATCCACCGCGGGGCGCGAGTGGGCGGGGCACATCGATGAGTTCCGGCTGACGGTGGGCGCCGCGCGCTACACGGGCGCCTACACGGTGCCGACGGCGGCATTTCCGGATTCCTGA